Proteins encoded in a region of the Streptomyces sp. PCS3-D2 genome:
- a CDS encoding 4-hydroxy-3-methylbut-2-enyl diphosphate reductase: MEAMTAPAPAPASRRVLLAAPRGYCAGVDRAVIAVEKALEQYGAPVYVRHEIVHNKYVVQTLERKGAIFVERTEEVPEGNIVMFSAHGVAPVVHEEAARGRLATIDATCPLVTKVHKEAIRYANEDFDILLIGHEGHEEVIGTSGEAPDHITIVDGPHDVDKVTVRDESKVVWLSQTTLSVDETMETVDALKTKFPLLVSPPSDDICYATSNRQAAVKVMGADSDLVIVVGSKNSSNSIRLVEVAKDAGAKAAHLVDFASEIDEAWLEGVSTVGLTSGASVPEVLVEEVLEWLAARGYADVEIVKTAEEHITFSLPKELRRDLRAEAAELVADK, encoded by the coding sequence ATGGAGGCTATGACTGCTCCCGCCCCTGCGCCCGCATCCCGCCGTGTCCTGCTCGCCGCGCCCCGCGGCTACTGCGCGGGCGTGGACCGAGCCGTGATCGCCGTCGAGAAAGCCCTTGAGCAGTACGGGGCGCCGGTGTACGTCCGCCACGAGATCGTGCACAACAAGTACGTCGTCCAGACCTTGGAGCGGAAGGGCGCCATCTTCGTCGAGCGGACGGAGGAGGTGCCCGAGGGCAACATCGTGATGTTCTCCGCCCACGGCGTCGCCCCGGTCGTGCACGAGGAGGCGGCGCGCGGCAGGCTCGCGACGATCGACGCGACCTGCCCGCTGGTCACCAAGGTGCACAAGGAAGCCATCCGGTACGCGAACGAGGACTTCGACATCCTCCTCATCGGCCACGAGGGCCACGAGGAGGTCATCGGCACCTCCGGCGAGGCCCCCGACCACATCACCATCGTCGACGGCCCGCACGACGTGGACAAGGTCACCGTGCGCGACGAGTCGAAGGTCGTCTGGCTCTCCCAGACCACGCTGTCCGTCGACGAGACCATGGAGACCGTCGACGCGCTGAAGACGAAGTTCCCGCTGCTCGTCTCGCCGCCCAGTGACGACATCTGCTACGCCACCTCGAACCGGCAGGCCGCCGTCAAGGTGATGGGCGCCGACTCCGACCTGGTCATCGTCGTCGGCTCGAAGAACTCCTCGAACTCGATCCGGCTGGTCGAGGTCGCCAAGGACGCGGGTGCCAAGGCCGCGCACCTCGTCGACTTCGCGAGCGAGATCGACGAGGCCTGGCTGGAGGGCGTCAGCACCGTCGGCCTCACCTCGGGCGCCTCGGTGCCGGAGGTCCTGGTCGAGGAGGTCCTGGAGTGGCTCGCCGCGCGCGGCTACGCGGACGTGGAGATCGTCAAGACGGCGGAGGAGCACATCACCTTCTCCCTGCCCAAGGAACTCCGCCGTGATCTGCGGGCCGAGGCCGCGGAACTGGTCGCCGACAAGTAG
- a CDS encoding APC family permease, with protein MASATDSGGAPAPAAPSTLRRSLGFRDLVVYGLLFIAPMAPVGVFGALDARSHGAVGLVYLVATVAMALTAFSYAQMVRVAPQAGSVFTYARKGLGAGPGLIAGWMAMLDYLLIPAVAYLFSGIAMNALVPEVSRWVWTALAVVVTTALNLWGVRAAARVGFAVLVMEVLVLLVFVVAAVAVLVQDGPRRGWLSPLTGDGSLGFSTAAVLGAVSVAVLSYLGFDAVASFAEEVTGGSERVARALLFCLVLAGALFVVQGWLAALLMPVSAAELAADPARQGPAFYTAAESSVGFWLHDLVAISKAVGAAFAALAGQAAAGRLVFAMARERRLPRVLARTSDGTPRAALLVAAAVTLVAAVWAARRDDGLGHLVSVVDVGALVAFTLLHASVVGWFVVRRQEGPPHWWKHLVLPVLGAAVTVAVIVEASRTAQLVGAVWLAAGLAVLVVQRGRRDLPGDTGAGA; from the coding sequence ATGGCGTCCGCGACGGATTCCGGCGGGGCCCCGGCGCCCGCGGCCCCCTCGACCCTGCGGCGGAGTCTCGGCTTCCGGGACCTGGTCGTCTACGGGCTGCTGTTCATCGCCCCGATGGCCCCGGTCGGGGTCTTCGGCGCGCTCGACGCCAGGTCGCACGGCGCCGTCGGGCTGGTCTACCTCGTGGCGACCGTGGCGATGGCCCTCACCGCCTTCTCCTACGCCCAGATGGTGCGGGTGGCCCCGCAGGCCGGTTCGGTCTTCACCTACGCCCGCAAGGGCCTGGGCGCGGGTCCGGGGCTGATCGCCGGGTGGATGGCGATGCTGGACTACCTGCTGATCCCCGCGGTCGCGTACCTCTTCTCGGGCATCGCGATGAACGCCCTGGTGCCGGAGGTCTCCCGGTGGGTGTGGACGGCCCTGGCGGTCGTGGTGACCACCGCACTGAACCTGTGGGGCGTGCGGGCTGCCGCACGGGTCGGGTTCGCCGTGCTGGTCATGGAGGTGCTGGTGCTGCTGGTCTTCGTGGTGGCCGCGGTGGCCGTGCTGGTCCAGGACGGACCCCGGCGCGGCTGGCTCTCACCGCTGACCGGTGACGGCTCGCTGGGCTTCAGCACGGCCGCGGTGCTGGGCGCGGTGTCGGTCGCGGTCCTGTCCTACCTGGGCTTCGACGCCGTCGCCTCGTTCGCCGAGGAGGTGACGGGCGGATCGGAGCGGGTGGCGCGGGCGCTGCTGTTCTGCCTGGTGCTGGCCGGGGCGTTGTTCGTCGTCCAGGGCTGGCTGGCGGCGCTGCTGATGCCGGTGTCCGCGGCGGAGCTGGCGGCGGATCCGGCGCGGCAGGGCCCGGCCTTCTACACCGCGGCGGAGTCCTCGGTCGGCTTCTGGCTGCACGACCTGGTGGCGATCAGCAAGGCGGTCGGGGCGGCCTTCGCCGCCCTGGCGGGGCAGGCGGCGGCCGGGCGGCTGGTGTTCGCAATGGCCCGGGAGCGGCGGCTGCCGCGGGTGCTGGCGCGGACCTCGGACGGCACCCCGCGGGCCGCCCTGCTGGTGGCGGCGGCCGTGACGCTGGTGGCCGCGGTGTGGGCGGCCCGGCGCGATGACGGGCTCGGCCATCTGGTGTCCGTGGTCGACGTCGGGGCGCTGGTGGCGTTCACCCTGCTGCACGCGTCGGTGGTGGGGTGGTTCGTGGTCCGGCGGCAGGAGGGCCCGCCGCACTGGTGGAAGCACCTCGTCCTGCCGGTGCTCGGGGCGGCGGTGACCGTCGCGGTGATCGTCGAGGCGTCCCGGACGGCGCAGCTGGTGGGGGCGGTGTGGCTGGCGGCGGGCCTGGCGGTGCTCGTCGTCCAGCGGGGGCGGCGGGACCTGCCGGGCGACACCGGCGCCGGGGCCTGA
- the xseA gene encoding exodeoxyribonuclease VII large subunit: MGLNTSAEAPLPVGQVSRLIGGWIERLGQVWVEGQITQLSRRPGAGVVFLTLRDPSHDISVSVTCFRQVFDEVADVVSEGARVVLLAKPEWYAPRGQLSLRATEIRPVGIGELLARLERLKRSLAAEGLFAPERKKPLPFLPQLIGLVVGRASAAERDVLENARRRWPAVRFEVRNVAVQGVHAVPQVVRAVEELDALDEVDVIIVARGGGSVEDLLPFSDEEVVRAVAAARTPVVSAIGHEPDSPLLDLVADLRASTPTDAAKKVVPDVGEELERVRQLQGRGLRAVNSLLDREERGLAHALARPVFVHPQRMVEMREEELDALLARGRRTLGHLLDRADSELAHTLARVVALSPAATLERGYAVLQRADGHVVRSPQEVSAGEVLRARVAEGTFRVEVSSEAAAAAAGRETDGAAAAE, from the coding sequence ATGGGTCTGAATACGTCCGCGGAGGCGCCGCTGCCGGTGGGCCAGGTGTCCCGGCTCATCGGGGGCTGGATCGAGCGGCTCGGCCAGGTGTGGGTGGAGGGGCAGATCACGCAGCTCTCGCGGCGGCCGGGGGCGGGGGTGGTCTTCCTGACGTTGCGCGATCCGTCGCACGACATCTCGGTGAGCGTGACCTGCTTCCGCCAGGTCTTCGACGAGGTCGCGGACGTCGTCTCCGAGGGTGCGCGGGTCGTCCTGCTGGCGAAGCCCGAGTGGTACGCCCCGCGCGGGCAGCTGTCCCTGCGGGCGACGGAGATACGGCCCGTCGGCATCGGGGAGCTGCTGGCGCGGCTGGAGCGGCTGAAGCGGTCCCTGGCTGCCGAGGGCCTGTTCGCACCGGAGCGCAAGAAGCCGCTGCCCTTCCTGCCGCAGCTGATCGGGCTGGTGGTCGGGCGGGCCTCGGCGGCCGAGCGCGACGTCCTGGAGAACGCCCGGCGCCGCTGGCCGGCGGTCCGCTTCGAGGTGCGCAACGTCGCCGTGCAGGGCGTGCACGCCGTGCCGCAGGTGGTTCGGGCGGTCGAGGAGCTCGACGCGCTGGACGAGGTCGACGTGATCATCGTGGCGCGCGGTGGCGGCAGCGTGGAGGACCTGCTGCCGTTCTCCGACGAGGAGGTCGTCCGCGCCGTCGCCGCGGCCCGTACCCCGGTGGTGTCGGCGATCGGCCACGAGCCGGACTCCCCACTGCTCGACCTGGTCGCCGACCTGCGGGCGTCCACGCCCACGGACGCCGCGAAGAAGGTGGTCCCGGATGTCGGCGAGGAGCTGGAGCGCGTACGCCAGTTGCAGGGCCGCGGGCTGCGCGCGGTGAACTCCCTGCTCGACCGGGAGGAGCGGGGGCTCGCGCACGCCCTGGCCCGGCCGGTCTTCGTCCACCCGCAGCGCATGGTGGAGATGCGGGAGGAGGAGCTGGACGCGCTGCTGGCGCGCGGCAGGCGCACGCTGGGGCACCTGCTGGACCGGGCCGACTCGGAACTCGCCCACACCCTGGCGCGGGTGGTGGCGCTGTCGCCGGCCGCGACGCTGGAGCGCGGGTACGCCGTGCTGCAGCGGGCCGACGGCCACGTGGTGCGCTCGCCGCAGGAGGTGTCGGCGGGTGAGGTGCTGCGCGCCAGGGTCGCGGAGGGCACCTTCCGGGTGGAGGTCTCCTCCGAGGCGGCCGCCGCGGCCGCGGGACGGGAAACGGACGGGGCGGCCGCCGCGGAGTAG
- a CDS encoding exodeoxyribonuclease VII small subunit, whose product MAEAETALGYEQARDELIEVVRKLEAGGTSLEESLALWERGEELAKVCRHWLEGARARLDSALAAREAAEEG is encoded by the coding sequence ATGGCTGAGGCCGAAACGGCGCTGGGGTACGAGCAGGCCCGCGACGAGCTCATCGAGGTGGTCCGCAAGCTGGAGGCCGGGGGGACCTCGCTGGAGGAGTCCCTCGCGCTCTGGGAGCGCGGTGAGGAACTGGCGAAGGTGTGCCGGCACTGGCTGGAGGGGGCCCGGGCCCGGCTGGACTCGGCGCTGGCGGCGCGCGAGGCGGCGGAGGAGGGGTGA
- a CDS encoding malonic semialdehyde reductase, with the protein MSLVLDSAAQDLLFREARTANSFSDEPVTEEQVQAIYDLVKYGPTAFNGTPLRITLVRSAEARERLVQHMAEGNQAKTLAAPLVAILSADNEFHEELPQLLPHFPQAKDLFFAERPAREQSSLVNASLQAAYFILGVRAAGLAAGPMTGADFAGIQKEFLDDDHTPIMVVNIGRPGEDAWFPRSPRLAFDEVVTTV; encoded by the coding sequence ATGTCTCTCGTACTTGACTCCGCCGCGCAGGACCTGCTGTTCCGCGAGGCCCGCACCGCCAACTCGTTCTCCGACGAGCCGGTGACCGAGGAGCAGGTCCAGGCGATCTACGACCTGGTGAAGTACGGCCCCACGGCTTTCAACGGCACGCCGCTGCGCATCACGCTGGTCCGCTCCGCCGAGGCCCGCGAGCGCCTCGTTCAGCACATGGCCGAGGGCAATCAGGCCAAGACGCTGGCCGCGCCGCTGGTCGCGATCCTCTCCGCGGACAACGAGTTCCACGAGGAGCTGCCCCAGCTGCTGCCGCACTTCCCGCAGGCCAAGGACCTCTTCTTCGCCGAACGCCCGGCCCGCGAGCAGTCCTCGCTGGTCAACGCCTCGCTGCAGGCCGCGTACTTCATCCTGGGCGTCCGCGCCGCCGGCCTGGCCGCGGGCCCGATGACCGGCGCCGACTTCGCCGGCATCCAGAAGGAGTTCCTGGACGACGACCACACGCCGATCATGGTCGTCAACATCGGCAGGCCGGGTGAGGACGCGTGGTTCCCGCGCTCCCCGCGCCTGGCGTTCGACGAGGTCGTCACCACGGTCTGA
- a CDS encoding DUF4245 domain-containing protein codes for MKGKQTVWDMVRSLAVIGVLVAGIYLFVPHDDKADPTRTVDYRVETITARRAAPYPLAAPVGLPQEWRATSVTYERKNADAWHLGFLDPEQQYAAVEQSSDTSDKYLERVTQKAAASGQTQQVGDTAWERWDGEKYDALVRREQGHVTVVTGTASFEKLGELAAALEFKQGG; via the coding sequence ATGAAAGGCAAGCAGACGGTCTGGGACATGGTGCGGTCGCTGGCGGTGATCGGGGTTCTCGTCGCCGGGATCTACCTCTTCGTCCCGCATGACGACAAGGCCGATCCGACGCGCACGGTCGACTACCGGGTGGAGACGATCACGGCCCGGCGCGCGGCCCCGTATCCGCTGGCCGCACCGGTGGGCCTTCCGCAGGAGTGGCGGGCTACCTCGGTGACGTACGAGCGCAAGAACGCCGACGCCTGGCACCTGGGCTTCCTGGACCCGGAGCAGCAGTACGCGGCGGTCGAGCAGTCCAGCGACACCTCCGACAAGTACCTGGAGCGGGTCACCCAGAAGGCCGCGGCCTCGGGGCAGACGCAGCAGGTCGGCGACACGGCCTGGGAGCGCTGGGACGGCGAGAAGTACGACGCCCTGGTGCGGCGGGAACAGGGTCACGTCACCGTGGTGACCGGTACCGCCTCCTTCGAGAAGCTCGGCGAGCTGGCGGCGGCCCTGGAGTTCAAGCAGGGCGGCTAG
- the glpX gene encoding class II fructose-bisphosphatase: MTEHNLPPQLEVSPEAPDRNLALELVRVTEAAAMAAGRWVGRGDKIGADGAAVNAMRTLISTVSMNGVVVIGEGEKDEAPMLFNGEQVGDGTGAEVDIAVDPIDGTTLNAKGMPNAIAVLAAADRGTMFDPSAVFYMDKLVTGPEAADFVDINAPVSVNIRRVAKAKSMATEDVTVVILDRPRHEGIVREIRETGARIKFISDGDVAGSIMAAREGTGVDLLLGIGGTPEGIISACAIKCLGGVIQGKLWPKDDAERQKAIDAGHDLDRVLTTTDLVSGENVFFVATGITDGELLRGVHYRSETATTSSLVMRSKSGTIRKIDSTHRLSKLRAYSAIDFDRAQ, translated from the coding sequence ATGACCGAGCACAACCTGCCGCCCCAGCTCGAAGTCTCTCCGGAGGCCCCCGACCGCAACCTCGCGCTCGAACTCGTACGGGTCACCGAGGCGGCCGCCATGGCCGCTGGCCGGTGGGTCGGCCGCGGCGACAAGATCGGCGCCGACGGCGCCGCGGTCAACGCGATGAGGACCCTGATCTCCACCGTCTCGATGAACGGCGTCGTCGTCATCGGCGAGGGCGAGAAGGACGAAGCCCCGATGCTCTTCAACGGGGAACAGGTCGGCGACGGCACGGGTGCCGAGGTCGACATCGCCGTCGACCCGATCGACGGCACCACCCTGAACGCCAAGGGCATGCCGAACGCCATCGCCGTCCTGGCCGCCGCCGACCGCGGCACGATGTTCGACCCGTCCGCCGTGTTCTACATGGACAAGCTGGTCACCGGCCCCGAGGCCGCCGACTTCGTCGACATCAACGCCCCCGTCTCGGTGAACATCCGCCGGGTCGCCAAGGCCAAGAGCATGGCCACCGAGGACGTCACGGTCGTCATCCTGGACCGCCCCCGCCACGAGGGCATCGTCCGGGAGATCCGCGAGACCGGCGCGCGCATCAAGTTCATCTCCGACGGCGACGTCGCCGGCTCCATCATGGCCGCCCGCGAGGGCACCGGTGTGGACCTGCTCCTGGGCATCGGCGGCACCCCCGAGGGCATCATCTCGGCCTGCGCGATCAAGTGCCTGGGCGGTGTGATCCAGGGGAAGCTGTGGCCGAAGGACGACGCCGAGCGCCAGAAGGCCATCGACGCCGGCCACGACCTGGACCGGGTGCTCACCACGACCGACCTGGTCTCCGGCGAGAACGTCTTCTTCGTCGCCACCGGCATCACGGACGGTGAGTTGCTGCGCGGCGTGCACTACCGCTCCGAGACCGCGACGACGTCCTCGCTGGTCATGCGTTCCAAGTCCGGCACCATCCGGAAGATCGACTCCACGCACCGCCTGTCGAAGCTGCGCGCGTACAGCGCGATCGACTTCGACCGCGCCCAGTAG
- a CDS encoding WhiB family transcriptional regulator, giving the protein MPHPPHQSLQVAAVKSLQGPGARPSAVPQPRVPARAEDGPWHAEAVCRRDEAGLFFAPSKEPTAARLSREEAAKRVCARCPVMVACREHALLQPEPYGVWGGLTAAERRVVLARMRRRSAELRQAPGAGPVAAAG; this is encoded by the coding sequence GTCCCTGCAGGTAGCCGCCGTGAAGAGCCTTCAGGGTCCTGGGGCGCGCCCATCGGCGGTGCCGCAGCCGCGGGTGCCGGCCAGGGCGGAGGACGGCCCATGGCACGCGGAGGCGGTGTGCCGCCGTGACGAGGCGGGACTGTTCTTCGCCCCGTCCAAGGAGCCGACCGCCGCCCGGCTCTCCCGCGAGGAGGCGGCGAAGCGCGTCTGCGCGCGCTGTCCGGTGATGGTCGCCTGCCGTGAGCACGCGCTGCTCCAGCCCGAGCCGTACGGGGTCTGGGGCGGGCTCACCGCGGCCGAGCGCCGGGTGGTACTGGCCCGGATGCGGCGCAGGTCCGCCGAGCTGCGACAGGCCCCGGGCGCGGGGCCGGTGGCAGCGGCGGGCTGA